A single window of Oceanivirga salmonicida DNA harbors:
- a CDS encoding PTS sugar transporter subunit IIA gives MLYEFLYFHLKPCIYRLKNNIMITEVDYLEFLDDVDDEKLLEIVKRNIKEIEKVYNVKFNKQELVLITFHFKSSIEREMYKFKKTVILVCGLGYGTSRILAKKLTRNFQINIVDILPAYKLKEKIEKFDNIDFVISTIDLEINSIKITPLLSIEDQKLLISKGIKRKINKININNLLLEIEKISPLKNKEKIIENILEKYGEIFYAKKIKEYSIFNYMNSNNVIYINDVDNWEDAIFNVGKILLKNKSITYEYIDEIIKISKKYGPYIFLGNNLAIPHGTLKYTIKNDVSFLILKKEVEFIEKKARLFICFSSIDSQFNKDILNSILEIINQKELIDSIIETNNYEELKKIIKKEFNHEIIR, from the coding sequence ATATTATATGAATTTTTATATTTTCATTTAAAACCATGCATCTATAGGTTAAAAAATAATATTATGATTACTGAAGTAGATTATTTAGAATTTTTAGATGATGTTGATGATGAAAAATTATTAGAAATTGTAAAAAGAAATATTAAAGAAATTGAAAAGGTATATAATGTTAAATTTAATAAACAAGAATTAGTATTAATAACATTTCATTTTAAATCTTCTATAGAAAGAGAAATGTATAAATTTAAAAAAACAGTAATATTAGTTTGTGGATTAGGTTATGGAACATCAAGAATTTTAGCAAAAAAATTAACTAGAAATTTTCAAATTAATATAGTTGATATACTTCCAGCTTATAAGTTAAAAGAAAAAATTGAAAAGTTTGATAATATTGATTTTGTTATATCAACTATAGACTTAGAAATAAATTCTATAAAAATAACGCCTTTATTAAGTATAGAAGATCAAAAATTATTAATCAGTAAGGGAATAAAGAGAAAAATAAATAAAATTAACATAAATAATTTATTATTAGAAATAGAAAAAATATCTCCTTTAAAAAATAAAGAAAAAATTATTGAAAATATATTAGAAAAATATGGAGAAATTTTCTATGCTAAAAAAATAAAAGAATATTCAATATTTAATTATATGAATTCTAATAATGTAATATATATAAATGATGTTGATAATTGGGAAGATGCTATTTTTAATGTAGGTAAAATTCTCTTGAAAAATAAATCTATAACATATGAATATATAGACGAAATAATAAAAATAAGTAAAAAATATGGGCCATATATATTTTTAGGAAATAATCTAGCAATACCACATGGGACTTTAAAATATACTATAAAAAACGATGTATCATTTTTGATTTTAAAAAAAGAAGTAGAGTTTATTGAAAAGAAAGCAAGGCTCTTTATTTGTTTTTCATCAATAGATAGTCAATTTAATAAAGATATATTGAATTCAATATTAGAAATTATAAATCAGAAGGAATTAATTGATAGTATTATTGAAACTAATAATTATGAAGAATTAAAAAAAATTATAAAAAAGGAGTTTAATCATGAAATTATTAGATAA
- a CDS encoding PTS sugar transporter subunit IIA — MKLLDKEIEILIKERCNNWEEAIDKVSLPLLKKNKITSQYISVMKKFNIDYNAYFVIAKGVALVHARPENGVIEPGISIMTLEKPVNFGNAENDPVSIVFCIASISKSDHIDILKFIMKLLDDENKLHYMLNVKNKNEMKKIFN, encoded by the coding sequence ATGAAATTATTAGATAAAGAAATAGAAATTTTAATAAAAGAAAGATGTAATAATTGGGAAGAAGCAATAGATAAAGTTTCATTACCGTTATTAAAAAAAAATAAAATAACTTCTCAATATATTAGTGTTATGAAAAAATTTAATATTGATTATAATGCATATTTTGTTATAGCTAAAGGGGTGGCATTAGTTCATGCAAGACCTGAAAATGGGGTTATAGAGCCAGGGATAAGTATAATGACATTAGAAAAACCAGTAAATTTTGGAAATGCTGAAAATGATCCAGTATCAATTGTTTTTTGTATAGCTTCAATTTCAAAATCAGATCATATAGATATTTTAAAATTTATTATGAAATTATTAGATGATGAAAATAAACTCCATTATATGTTAAATGTAAAGAATAAAAATGAAATGAAAAAAATCTTTAATTAA